One window of the Chitinophaga niabensis genome contains the following:
- a CDS encoding SAM hydrolase/SAM-dependent halogenase family protein: MKPLHVLLLALTICYNAASAQSKALVLQTDFGLKDGAVSAMKGVAFGVSNELKIFDLTHEIPAYNIWEAAYRLEQTAPYWPAGTVFVSVVDPGVGSERKSVVLQTNSGHYFVTPDNGTLTLIAKHLGIKALREIDEKRNRLPGSSASYTFHGRDVYAYTGARLAAGVIPFDSVGPALPNSVVSIPYQQAEFRQGTIYGNIPILDIQYGNVWTNIDAATLAKLNLKYGDQLSIRILHNKKQVFAGIMPYVTTFAAVKEGLPLAYQNSLMNLSFAINYGNFAEKHKVASGPEWIVEVKSNR; the protein is encoded by the coding sequence ATGAAACCATTGCATGTACTCCTCCTGGCGCTAACAATCTGCTATAACGCCGCTTCCGCACAATCCAAAGCCCTCGTTCTCCAAACAGATTTCGGCCTGAAAGACGGTGCCGTATCTGCCATGAAAGGAGTAGCCTTTGGCGTATCCAACGAGCTGAAGATCTTTGATCTCACCCACGAAATTCCCGCCTACAACATCTGGGAAGCTGCATACCGGCTGGAACAAACAGCTCCTTACTGGCCCGCAGGCACTGTATTCGTATCAGTAGTAGACCCTGGCGTAGGCTCTGAAAGAAAATCAGTAGTACTGCAAACCAATAGCGGCCATTATTTTGTAACCCCGGATAATGGCACACTCACGCTGATCGCAAAACACCTGGGTATCAAAGCCCTTAGGGAAATAGATGAAAAACGCAACCGGCTGCCGGGTTCTTCAGCATCTTATACTTTTCATGGCCGTGACGTATACGCCTATACGGGAGCGAGGCTTGCAGCGGGTGTGATCCCTTTTGATTCCGTTGGCCCCGCCTTACCCAATTCAGTTGTAAGCATTCCTTATCAGCAGGCTGAATTCAGGCAAGGCACTATCTATGGTAATATTCCCATCCTGGATATCCAATATGGTAACGTGTGGACGAATATTGATGCAGCCACACTAGCCAAACTAAACCTGAAATATGGTGATCAGCTGAGTATCCGCATCCTGCATAATAAAAAGCAGGTGTTTGCAGGGATTATGCCATATGTCACTACCTTTGCTGCTGTAAAAGAAGGTTTACCACTGGCCTATCAGAACAGCCTGATGAACCTTTCCTTCGCCATTAATTACGGCAACTTTGCAGAGAAGCATAAAGTAGCCAGCGGCCCTGAATGGATTGTAGAAGTAAAATCAAACAGATGA
- a CDS encoding acyl-CoA thioesterase, whose protein sequence is MSNEQKILSSETRIFKAVFPNTTNHYDTLFGGTAMQLMDEVAFITATRYSRKRMVTVSSDKIDFKKPIPGGTIVELIGKVIHTGNTSLKVSVEIFVEEMYSEERYKAISGTFTFVAIDEYKRPVPIDA, encoded by the coding sequence ATGAGCAACGAACAAAAGATACTATCCTCGGAAACACGCATTTTCAAAGCCGTATTCCCCAACACCACCAATCATTACGATACCCTTTTCGGCGGTACCGCCATGCAGCTGATGGATGAAGTGGCCTTTATCACGGCCACCCGTTATTCCCGCAAACGCATGGTCACCGTGTCTTCAGACAAGATTGATTTTAAAAAGCCCATTCCCGGCGGAACCATTGTGGAACTGATCGGTAAAGTGATCCACACAGGGAACACCAGTCTTAAAGTTTCGGTAGAAATTTTTGTGGAGGAAATGTATTCAGAAGAAAGATATAAAGCCATCAGTGGTACATTCACCTTTGTGGCCATTGATGAATACAAACGCCCTGTGCCCATTGATGCCTGA
- a CDS encoding SixA phosphatase family protein encodes MKTLLLIRHAKSSWNDPDMDDFDRPLNKRGKLNAPEMATRLLTRGTVPELIISSPAKRARSTARIMAKEWKYPKEAILLEEELYLCYASTFLKVITKIDDDFKAVAIFAHNPGITDFANYLTEEIRIDNVPTTGIFGIEAETDHWEDFDRAKKRFLFFDYPKSEGIV; translated from the coding sequence ATGAAAACATTGTTGCTTATCCGCCACGCAAAATCAAGCTGGAACGATCCGGACATGGATGATTTTGACCGCCCGCTTAACAAACGGGGAAAACTGAATGCCCCTGAAATGGCAACAAGGCTACTCACCAGGGGAACGGTTCCGGAATTGATCATTTCCAGCCCGGCCAAACGTGCCCGCTCTACTGCCCGTATCATGGCCAAAGAATGGAAATATCCAAAAGAGGCTATTTTACTGGAGGAGGAGTTGTATCTCTGTTATGCCTCCACTTTCCTTAAAGTGATCACTAAAATTGATGATGATTTTAAAGCAGTGGCCATTTTTGCCCATAACCCCGGGATCACTGATTTTGCCAATTACCTCACGGAAGAGATCCGCATCGATAATGTTCCCACCACCGGCATCTTTGGTATAGAAGCCGAAACGGACCACTGGGAAGATTTTGACCGCGCAAAGAAACGTTTCCTTTTCTTCGATTATCCAAAGAGTGAGGGCATCGTATAG